The Hoplias malabaricus isolate fHopMal1 chromosome 9, fHopMal1.hap1, whole genome shotgun sequence genome contains a region encoding:
- the copb2 gene encoding coatomer subunit beta', which produces MPLRLDIKRKLTARSDRVKSVDLHPTEPWMLASLYNGSVCVWNHETQTLVKTFEVCDLPVRASKFVARKNWVITGADDMQIRVFNYNTLERVHMFEAHSDYIRCIAVHPTQPYILTSSDDMLIKLWDWEKKWSCSQVFEGHTHYVMQIVINPKDNNQFASASLDRTIKVWQLGSSSPNFTLEGHEKGVNCIDYYSGGDKPYLISGADDRLVKIWDYQNKTCVQTLEGHAQNVSCVSFHPELPIIVTGSEDGTVRIWHSSTYRLESTLNYGMERVWCVCGLRGSNNVALGYDEGSIIIKLGREEPAMSMDTNGKIIWAKHSEVQQANLKAMGDAEIKDGERLPLAVKDMGSCEIYPQTIQHNPNGRFVVVCGDGEYIIYTAMALRNKSFGSAQEFVWAHDSSEYAIRESNSVVKIFKNFKEKKSFKPDFGAEGIYGGFLLGVRSVNGLAFYDWENTELIRRIEIQPKHIFWSDSGELVCIATEESFFILRYLADKVAASQESNEGVTEDGIEDAFEVQGEIQEIVKTGLWVGDCFIYTSSVNRLNYFVGGEIVTIAHLDRTMYLLGYIPKDDRLYLGDKELNIVSYSLLVSVLEYQTAVMRRDFGMADKVLPTIPKEQRTRVAHFLEKQGFKQQALAVSTDPEHRFELALQLGELKIAYQLAVEAESEQKWKQLAELAISKCQFGLAQECLHHAQDYGGLLLLATASGNATMVSKLAEGAERDGKNNVAFMTYFLQGKLDQCLELLIRTNRLPEAAFLARTYLPSQVSRVVKLWRENLAKVNQKAAESLADPTEYENLFPGLKEAFVAEQYLRETCLGKTRPARDYPLVTPNEERNVLEEASGYEPKSVLPGAAQPADNTEEAEEKSGVLASVMAAVSAPVAAVVASVAPPPEPEPPKKPEGPTTTAEDLKDKTLEELEDDLDNMELDDIDTSDVNLDDDFLDD; this is translated from the exons ATG CCTCTCCGGCTGGACATCAAGCGGAAGCTCACAGCTCGGTCTGACCGTGTGAAAAGTGTGGACCTTCATCCCACTGAGCCATGGATGCTGGCCAGTCTTTACAACGGGAGCGTCTGCGTCTGGAACCATGAAACACAA ACCTTGGTGAAGACGTTTGAAGTATGTGACCTGCCAGTGAGGGCCTCAAAGTTTGTTGCTCGGAAAAACTGGGTCATAACTGGAGCT GATGATATGCAGATTCGTGTTTTCAACTACAACACCCTAGAGCGGGTTCACATGTTTGAGGCTCATTCAGATTACATCCGCTGCATTGCTGTGCATCCCACCCAGCCCTACATCCTTACAAGCAGTG ATGACATGCTGATTAAACTGTGGGACTGGGAGAAGAAGTGGTCGTGCAGTCAAGTGTTTGAAGGCCACACACACTACGTCATGCAAATTGTCATCAACCCTAAAGACAACAACCAGTTTGCCAGCGCTTCTCTGGACAGAACCATCAAG GTCTGGCAGCTGGGCTCATCGTCTCCTAACTTCACTCTGGAGGGTCATGAGAAAGGTGTGAACTGTATCGATTATTACAGTGGTGGAGATAAGCCTTATCTCATCTCAGGAGCTGACGACAGGCTAGTGAAGATTTGGGACTATCAG AATAAGACATGTGTCCAAACTCTGGAGGGTCATGCCCAGAATGTCTCCTGTGTGAGCTTCCATCCAGAGCTGCCCATCATTGTCACAGGATCTGAAGATG GCACGGTGCGTATCTGGCACTCCAGCACCTACAGACTGGAGAGTACCCTGAACTATGGCATggaaagagtgtggtgtgtgtgtggcctacGTGGCTCCAACAACGTGGCACTTGGTTACGATGAAGGCAGCATTATCATCAAG CTCGGTCGTGAAGAGCCAGCCATGTCCATGGACACCAACGGGAAGATTATCTGGgcaaaacactcagaggtccAGCAGGCTAACCTGAAGGCCATGGGGGATGCTGAGATTAAAGACGGAGAGAGGCTGCCCCTGGCAGTAAAAGACATGGGCAGCTGTGAAATCTACCCACAGACTATTCAGCACAATCCTAACGGAAG GTTTGTGGTTGTATGTGGAGATGGAGAGTATATCATCTACACAGCTATGGCTCTGAGAAACAAAAGCTTCGGCTCAGCCCAGGAGTTTGTCTGGGCCCATGATTCCTCTGA GTATGCCATCAGAGAAAGCAACAGCGTGGTGAAAATCTTCAAGAACTTCAAGGAGAAGAAGTCTTTCAAGCCAGATTTTGGAGCAGAGG GTATCTATGGCGGATTCCTACTTGGTGTCAGGTCTGTAAACGGTTTGGCCTTTTATGACTGGGAGAATACAGAGCTCATCCGCCGCATTGAGATTCAGCCCAAACAT ATCTTCTGGTCAGACTCTGGAGAGCTGGTGTGTATTGCCACTGAGGAGTCCTTCTTTATCTTGCGCTATCTGGCTGACAAAGTGGCCGCATCGCAGGAGTCCAATGAAGGAGTCACAGAGGATGGTATTGAGGACGCATTTGAG GTCCAGGGAGAGATTCAGGAAATTGTGAAGACAGGACTTTGGGTAGGAGACTGCTTCATCTACACCAGCTCTGTCAACAGACTTAACTACTTTGTAGGAGGAGAGATTGTAACAATTGCTCACCTGGACAG GACCATGTACCTGCTGGGCTACATCCCCAAAGACGACCGGCTGTACCTGGGTGACAAAGAACTGAACATAGTCAGTTACTCGCTCCTGGTGTCAGTGCTGGAGTACCAGACGGCAGTGATGCGGCGAGACTTCGGGATGGCAGACAAAGTGCTTCCTACCATTCCGAAGGAGCAGAGGACCAGGGTAGCCCACTTCCTGGAGAAACAG GGCTTCAAGCAACAAGCACTTGCAGTGTCCACAGACCCAGAGCACAGATTTGAGCTGGCTCTGCAATTAGGAGAACTTAAGATTGCCTACCAATTAGCAGTCGAAGCGGAG TCCGAGCAGAAATGGAAACAGTTGGCTGAGCTGGCCATCAGTAAGTGTCAGTTTGGACTGGCCCAGGAGTGCCTTCATCACGCCCAGGACTACGGCGGCTTACTGCTGCTAGCAACAGCCTCTGGTAACGCTACCATGGTGAGCAAATTGGCCGAAGGCGCCGAACGTGATGGCAAAAACAACGTGGCCTTCATGACCTACTTCCTGCAGGGCAA ATTAGACCAGTGTCTGGAACTCCTGATCCGGACTAATCGACTTCCCGAAGCTGCATTTTTGGCTCGAACGTACCTGCCCAGCCAGGTGTCCAG AGTGGTGAAGCTGTGGAGAGAGAACCTGGCGAAGGTGAACCAGAAGGCAGCCGAGTCGCTAGCCGACCCCACAGAGTACGAGAACCTCTTCCCTGGCCTGAAGGAGGCTTTTGTGGCCGAGCAATACCTTCGTGAGACCTGCCTGGGCAAGACCAGACCGGCTAGAGACTACCCACTCGTCACT CCTAATGAGGAGCGCAATGTTTTGGAGGAAGCCTCTGGTTATGAGCCCAAAAGTGTTCTCCCTGGTGCTGCACAG CCAGCTGACAACACTGAGGAAGCTGAGGAGAAATCAGGAGTACTGGCCTCAGTCATGGCTGCTGTTTCTGCTCCAGTAGCTGCTGTAGTGGCCAGTGTGGCTCCTCCCCCAGAGCCTGAACCCCCTAAGAAGCCTGAGGGGCCCACCACAACAGCTGAAGATCTGAAAGATAAG ACTCTGGAAGAACTGGAAGACGACTTGGACAACATGGAGCTGGACGACATCGACACATCAGACGTCAATCTGGACGACGACTTCTTAGACGACTGA